Proteins encoded together in one Triticum dicoccoides isolate Atlit2015 ecotype Zavitan chromosome 7B, WEW_v2.0, whole genome shotgun sequence window:
- the LOC119336861 gene encoding uncharacterized protein LOC119336861 has protein sequence MAEEERRQRFSSLRSVRWRVDLGILPASPEASVEELRRAAADSRRRYVSLRRRVLVDPHLPKEEARSPNLIVDNPLSQNPESSWGRFFRGAELEKTVDQDLSRLYPEDGSYFQTPTCQAMLRRILLMWCLQHPQYGYRQGMHELLAPLVYVLQVDIDKLSQIRKLHEDCFNDDFVGVPFPDTDMVFSYKPRKDPKWHSGTDNENDSESASRANSLDELDSDTKEIILLSDAYGAEGELGIVLSERFMEHDAYAIFDGLMDGGGGVVRMAEFYSPSSVGSSSSLPPAIEASSALYHLLSIVEPSLHNHFIELKVEPQWFALRWLRVLFGREFGLSDLLVVWDKVFACSNSMLLNSDEEYSFRILCSDRGAFIAAMAVSMLLHVRSSLLATETDVSCLQRLLNYPTNVDVQKLIEKAQSLQSTAIDANTSSPSVLLNRDIGEYDRVNSILSISTPPRTPLHPLSESYWEKQWRNLHTDGTSPKETEKGHSFSREIKKSLRQKLGLSRTESDPSPVKAISVKSDARNSARRCLLNTLSESVGRSHEIAGKIQEDEFPIVSTHKEPPVSSAEPLQPRAAAESVTVSPPCPAKLSPLENPLAVPADESATQRTQCATEACSSSGENSPVFYAAVAGNEHENIQDNDSERSSVISISYGGDNDRDEILQDESSSCNHDGSSVQDSEAETSNKTADPDGSSEKTVVSNERKPFISKFQWLLKLGRPSGEGNIEKGSGEKSDGKDAVDASCSEGNSNNPCGNTKLAAGDKKVMGTFKNLGQSMLENIQVIESAFQQDRSQPGPMENFSNNILGGKGQVTATAALTELRKISNLLSEM, from the exons ATGGCGGAGGAGGAGAGGCGGCAGCGGTTCTCGAGTCTACGCAGCGTCCGGTGGCGGGTCGATCTCGGCATCCTGCCGGCGTCGCCGGAGGCCTCCGTCGAGGAGCTCCGCCGCGCTGCCGCCGATTCGCGGCGGAG GTATGTTAGTTTGAGGCGCCGTGTTCTGGTAGACCCTCATCTTCCAAAGGAGGAGGCTAGATCACCTAACCTCATCGTGGACAACCCGCTCTCTCAGAACCCAG AGAGTAGCTGGGGTCGGTTTTTCAGAGGGGCAGAGTTGGAGAAGACTGTGGACCAAGATTTGTCTCGCTTGTATCCCGAAGATGGTAGTTACTTCCAAACACCTACTTGCCAGGCCATGCTGCGTAGGATACTGTTAATGTGGTGTCTTCAGCATCCACAGTATGGTTACCGCCAAG GAATGCATGAGCTATTGGCTCCACTTGTGTATGTTCTTCAGGTCGACATTGATAAACTATCGCAAATACGAAAACTCCATGAAGACTGCTTCAATGATGATTTTGTTGGAGTACCTTTTCCAGATACTGATATGGTTTTTAGTTATAAACCTAGAAAGGACCCAAAGTGGCATTCAGGAACTGACAATGAAAATGATTCTGAAAGTGCTTCCAGAGCTAACAGTCTTGATGAGCTTGACTCAGATACAAAAGAAATAATTTTACTTAGTGATGCATATGGAGCTGAAGGTGAACTAGGCATTGTATTATCTGAAAGATTCATGGAGCATGATGCCTATGCCATTTTTGATGGTTTGATGGATGGGGGTGGCGGAGTGGTTCGCATGGCAGAATTTTACTCTCCATCCAGTGTTGGATCTAGCTCAAGTCTACCACCTGCTATTGAAGCCTCCTCAGCATTATATCATTTGCTTTCCATTGTTGAGCCATCTCTTCATAACCATTTCATTGAGCTGAAAGTGGAACCTCAGTGGTTTGCACTTCGTTGGCTGAGGGTTTTGTTTGGACGAGAATTCGGCCTCAGTGATCTCTTAGTAGTATGGGACAAAGTCTTCGCCTGTTCCAATAGTATGCTGCTAAATAGTGATGAGGAATATAGCTTTCGGATCTTGTGTTCAGATAGAGGGGCATTCATTGCAGCTATGGCAGTCTCTATGCTTCTTCATGTTAGATCGTCTCTGTTGGCTACCGAGACTGATGTCTCTTGTCTCCAGAGATTATTGAATTACCCGACGAATGTTGATGTGCAGAAGCTAATTGAGAAAGCCCAGTCCCTGCAGTCTACTGCCATTGATGCGAACACTTCATCCCCATCTGTCCTATTAAATAGGGATATCGGCGAGTATGACAGAGTTAACAGTATTCTCTCTATTTCAACTCCTCCAAGAACTCCATTGCATCCTTTATCCGAGAGTTACTGGGAAAAGCAGTGGAGAAATTTGCACACCGATGGGACATCTCCCAAGGAGACTGAGAAGGGTCATTCTTTCAGCAGAGAAATAAAGAAATCCTTGAGGCAGAAGCTTGGTTTGTCTAGGACAGAGTCAGATCCTTCTCCAGTGAAAGCAATCAGTGTGAAAAGTGATGCTCGGAATTCAGCAAGGCGATGCCTTCTGAATACTTTGTCAGAAAGTGTGGGGAGGTCTCATGAAATTGCAGGGAAAATTCAAGAAGATGAATTCCCTATCGTCTCAACTCACAAGGAGCCTCCAGTGAGTTCCGCAGAGCCTTTGCAACCAAGAGCAGCTGCTGAAAGTGTAACTGTAAGCCCACCATGCCCGGCTAAACTCAGCCCGCTAGAAAATCCGCTGGCTGTGCCAGCTGATGAgagcgcaacacaaaggacacaatgtGCAACAGAAGCTTGTTCTTCTAGCGGTGAGAACTCTCCAGTGTTCTATGCAGCCGTTGCTGGTAATGAGCATGAGAACATTCAAGATAACGATTCTGAGAGAAGTAGTGTCATTTCAATTTCGTATGGTGGTGACAATGACAGGGATGAAATACTGCAAGATGAGTCATCCAGCTGTAATCATGACGGCAGTAGTGTTCAAGATTCAGAAGCAGAAACTTCTAATAAAACTGCAGATCCAGATGGATCCTCTGAAAAAACTGTGGTTTCTAATGAAAGGAAGCCATTTATCAGTAAATTTCAGTGGCTGTTGAAGCTAGGGAGACCCTCAGGTGAAGGCAACATCGAGAAGGGTAGCGGTGAGAAATCAGATGGTAAAGATGCTGTTGACGCATCCTGCTCCGAAGGGAATTCGAATAACCCGTGTGGTAACACAAAGTTGGCTGCTGGTGATAAGAAGGTGATGGGCACATTTAAGAATCTTGGACAAAGCATGCTCGAGAATATCCAG GTGATTGAGTCAGCGTTTCAGCAAGATCGCAGCCAGCCCGGGCCGATGGAGAACTTCTCGAACAACATCCTGGGCGGCAAAGGACAGGTGACGGCGACTGCGGCTCTGACCGAGCTCCGCAAGATCAGCAACTTGCTCAGCGAGATGTAG
- the LOC119340377 gene encoding transcription termination factor MTEF18, mitochondrial-like, whose translation MNNHLRAALSAARLRWAPGALDKPSRVPPCCAASWRHVQGSFPASDRVAPDHGVQRRPYSAAPIHSEGETLVDEEEDEVDRKIRQMERRREVRAAQKTFMEYLHVTRGMCFSDAEHISKRSPVYLSKLLEEVKDALKEPPEGGTELVFRSKVKKRDMKDERVSKALVRLFQFNPVNEFEPFLESIGLRPSECSAFLPRDLMFLTDDEMLLGNFRLLCNYGIARRKIGRIYRDAMEVFSFGHGVLASKLKALEELGFSRTSVIKLVIATPVVLVRDPNVELKILEWLDDIGIQRDWISQFLSAKKSYDWRKMVRVPQFFINLGFTKEGVGKLVRQNPDFLLDGSGKMLFTAVLMMLKAGCGKKELYDLFMDFPNVSVEDFTSNLRRGMLFLAEIGISDKDVNKFVLSHGLILGSAPLKMPNSIVTNLNVGKRRLRKIILEDPKLLMSYTLGSKVSQLPKIDPFEASFSERIKFLKSIGFVEGSEDMKKALKTFRGKGDELQDRYEFLVNNTGLDPKDVVNMIKLAPQVLNQRIDVLESKISFLVNGSGYTVSDLVAFPAYLSFTVERSKVRILTYKWLLERGVVRPRPALSTILACSDKCFMSYFVKKHPMGSEVWENYKREVTKDKNMPCS comes from the coding sequence ATGAACAACCACCTCCGTGCCGCATTAAGCGCAGCCCGGCTCCGGTGGGCTCCCGGTGCCCTCGACAAACCCTCCAGAGTGCCGCCGTGCTGTGCTGCCAGTTGGCGGCATGTCCAAGGATCATTCCCGGCTTCGGATCGGGTTGCTCCTGATCATGGGGTTCAGCGGCGGCCCTATTCAGCTGCTCCCATCCACAGCGAGGGGGAAACCTTggtggatgaggaggaggacgaggtggatcGGAAGATCAGGCAAATGGAGAGGAGGCGGGAGGTCCGCGCCGCGCAGAAGACGTTCATGGAGTACCTCCATGTCACGCGCGGCATGTGCTTCAGCGACGCCGAGCATATAAGCAAGCGCTCGCCTGTCTACCTGAGCAAGCTGCTGGAGGAGGTGAAGGACGCCCTGAAGGAGCCCCCGGAGGGGGGAACCGAGCTGGTCTTCAGGTCCAAGGTGAAGAAGAGGGACATGAAGGACGAAAGGGTCAGCAAGGCCCTGGTGCGGTTATTTCAATTCAATCCTGTCAACGAGTTTGAGCCCTTTTTGGAGAGCATCGGCCTCAGACCGAGCGAGTGCAGTGCGTTCTTGCCTCGGGATCTCATGTTTCTTACGGACGATGAGATGTTGCTCGGCAACTTCCGCCTGCTTTGCAATTACGGCATTGCGCGCAGGAAGATAGGGAGGATATACCGGGATGCTATGGAGGTCTTTAGTTTTGGCCATGGTGTGCTTGCATCTAAGCTGAAGGCCCTTGAGGAACTTGGGTTCAGTAGGACCAGTGTGATCAAGCTCGTAATTGCTACTCCTGTTGTATTGGTTCGTGACCCGAATGTGGAATTGAAGATCCTGGAGTGGCTAGACGACATTGGAATCCAGCGGGACTGGATTAGTCAATTCTTATCTGCTAAGAAGTCGTATGATTGGAGAAAGATGGTCCGAGTTCCTCAGTTCTTCATTAACTTGGGATTTACTAAGGAAGGTGTTGGTAAATTGGTCAGGCAAAATCCAGATTTCTTGTTGGATGGTTCAGGAAAGATGCTATTTACAGCGGTTCTCATGATGCTAAAAGCGGGATGTGGAAAAAAGGAGCTGTATGATCTTTTTATGGACTTCCCAAATGTGTCGGTCGAGGATTTCACAAGTAACCTACGGAGGGGAATGCTGTTCTTAGCTGAGATTGGCATAAGTGATAAGGATGTTAACAAGTTTGTTCTTTCTCATGGATTAATCCTTGGTTCTGCCCCATTGAAGATGCCAAACAGCATTGTTACAAATCTCAATGTGGGAAAGAGGCGCCTGCGCAAGATTATACTGGAGGACCCGAAACTGTTGATGAGTTACACATTAGGGTCAAAAGTCAGCCAGCTACCAAAAATTGACCCCTTTGAAGCATCATTCAGTGAGAGAATAAAATTCTTGAAAAGCATAGGATTTGTTGAAGGCTCTGAAGATATGAAGAAGGCACTCAAAACCTTCCGTGGTAAAGGTGACGAACTACAAGATCGGTACGAGTTCTTAGTGAACAATACTGGGTTGGACCCAAAAGATGTAGTAAACATGATCAAGCTGGCTCCACAGGTTCTGAACCAGAGGATTGATGTGCTCGAGTCAAAGATATCCTTCCTTGTAAATGGTTCAGGGTATACTGTGAGTGATCTGGTTGCTTTCCCTGCTTACCTGTCATTTACCGTAGAAAGAAGCAAAGTCAGGATTCTCACGTACAAGTGGCTGCTAGAAAGGGGGGTGGTTAGGCCCCGGCCGGCTCTAAGCACGATCCTTGCTTGCTCAGACAAATGTTTCATGAGCTATTTTGTGAAGAAGCATCCCATGGGTTCTGAAGTTTGGGAAAACTACAAGAGGGAAGTAACTAAGGACAAAAACATGCCTTGTAGTTGA